From the Solanum pennellii chromosome 4, SPENNV200 genome, one window contains:
- the LOC107016318 gene encoding UDP-glucuronate:xylan alpha-glucuronosyltransferase 2-like isoform X2: MKAVLEEKIVMNEEKKMVLKREKPSFLNKMGRGMKIGMVNMEGEDVSEWKNYGQITNIKFEKVSNLFEWKDIFPEWIDEEEEMDGPMCPEIPMPNFNNYRDNMDMLVVKLPCKYPQEGWGRDVYRLQVNLVAANLAVKRGNGKKMKLIFLSKCRPMVEMFRCEELKKKEGDWWYYESNMDKLAQKVSLPIGSCMLALPLWGKEINEVYDISKIERSTKVPTREAYATVLHSSETYVCGAITLAQSLLRTGTKRDLILLLDNSISESKRDALIKAGWKLRFIKRIRNPRAEKNTYNEYNYSKFRLWQLTDYDKIIFIDADIIVLRNIDLLFHFPQMTATGNDASIFNSGIMVIEPSNCTFKMFMKRTKEIISYNGGDQGFLNEVFVWWHRLPRRVNFLKNFWSNNSNEVSVKNQLFAADPPKVYSIHYLGLKPWVCYRDYDCNWDIGDQRVYASDIAHETWWKLHDSMDESLQKFCGLTEQRKIELEWDRKLAGKIGFEDEHWRMNVTDPRKFS, from the exons ATGAAAGCAgtattagaagaaaaaatagttATGAATGAAGAGAAAAAGATGGTATTAAAGCGCGAAAAGCCgagttttttaaataaaatggggaGAGGAATGAAGATAGGAATGGTAAATATGGAAGGTGAAGATGTTAGTGAATGGAAAAACTATGGacaaataacaaacataaaattcgaGAAAGTCTCGAATTTATTTGAATGGAAAGATATTTTTCCAGAATGgatagatgaagaagaagaaatggatGGACCAATGTGTCCTGAAATACCAATGCCAAATTttaacaactatagagataatATGGATATGTTAGTTGTTAAATTACCATGTAAATATCCACAAGAGGGATGGGGAAGAGATGTTTATAGGTTGCAAGTGAATCTTGTGGCTGCAAATTTGGCTGTGAAAAGAGGAAAtggaaagaaaatgaaattgatttttttgagCAAGTGTAGACCTATGGTTGAAATGTTTAGATGTGAGgagttaaagaaaaaagaaggtgATTGGTGGTATTATGAGTCAAATATGGATAAATTGGCTCAAAAAGTTTCACTGCCTATTGGTTCTTGTATGTTGGCTTTGCCTCTATGGGGAAAAG AAATCAACGAAGTGTATGATATATCGAAAATAGAAAGAAGCACAAAGGTACCAACACGAGAAGCTTATGCCACGGTTCTTCATTCATCAGAAACATATGTTTGTGGTGCAATAACATTAGCTCAGAGTCTTCTTCGAACTGGAACCAAACGGGACCTAATTCTTCTTCTGGATAACAGTATTTCTGAATCTAAACGCGACGCGCTTATAAAAGCAGGGTGGAAGCTCCGGTTCATAAAGAGGATAAGAAACCCTAGAGCTGAGAAAAATACGTATAATGAGTATAATTACAGCAAGTTCAGGTTGTGGCAGCTTACGGATTatgataaaatcattttcaTTGATGCTGATATCATCGTTCTTCGTAACATTGACCTCCTTTTCCATTTTCCTCAGATGACTGCTACAG GTAACGATGCATCAATCTTCAATTCCGGAATAATGGTGATCGAGCCATCAAATTGCACCTTCAAAATGTTCATGAAACGTACAAAAGAGATCATTTCATATAATGGAGGTGACCAAGGTTTCCTTAATGAGGTATTTGTATGGTGGCATAGGTTGCCTAGAAGGGTTAATTTCTTAAAGAATTTTTGGTCAAATAATTCGAATGAGGTCAGCGTTAAGAATCAACTATTCGCGGCAGATCCTCCAAAAGTATACTCCATACATTATCTCGGGTTAAAGCCATGGGTGTGTTACAGGGACTACGATTGTAATTGGGACATAGGTGATCAACGTGTTTATGCTAGCGATATCGCGCACGAGACATGGTGGAAATTACATGACTCAATGGATGAGAGTTTACAAAAATTTTGTGGATTGACAGAGCAAAGGAAAATTGAATTAGAATGGGATAGAAAATTGGCTGGAAAAATTGGATTTGAAGATGAACATTGGAGGATGAATGTTACTGATCCTagaaaattttcttga
- the LOC107016318 gene encoding UDP-glucuronate:xylan alpha-glucuronosyltransferase 2-like isoform X1 translates to MIMKSLPSKALIIKINLVFLACFLIGYAAILLKPSTYVYHEYATSLVRCSLRECHHKGEGGIKMKAVLEEKIVMNEEKKMVLKREKPSFLNKMGRGMKIGMVNMEGEDVSEWKNYGQITNIKFEKVSNLFEWKDIFPEWIDEEEEMDGPMCPEIPMPNFNNYRDNMDMLVVKLPCKYPQEGWGRDVYRLQVNLVAANLAVKRGNGKKMKLIFLSKCRPMVEMFRCEELKKKEGDWWYYESNMDKLAQKVSLPIGSCMLALPLWGKEINEVYDISKIERSTKVPTREAYATVLHSSETYVCGAITLAQSLLRTGTKRDLILLLDNSISESKRDALIKAGWKLRFIKRIRNPRAEKNTYNEYNYSKFRLWQLTDYDKIIFIDADIIVLRNIDLLFHFPQMTATGNDASIFNSGIMVIEPSNCTFKMFMKRTKEIISYNGGDQGFLNEVFVWWHRLPRRVNFLKNFWSNNSNEVSVKNQLFAADPPKVYSIHYLGLKPWVCYRDYDCNWDIGDQRVYASDIAHETWWKLHDSMDESLQKFCGLTEQRKIELEWDRKLAGKIGFEDEHWRMNVTDPRKFS, encoded by the exons atgattatGAAGTCCCTTCCTTCTAAAGCATTGATCATAAAAATCAACTTAGTTTTTTTGGCTTGTTTCTTGATTGGTTATGCTGCTATTCTTCTAAAGCCATCAACTTATGTTTATCATGAATATGCAACATCTCTTGTTAGATGTTCATTGAGAGAATGTCATCATAAG GGAGAAGGAGGGATAAAGATGAAAGCAgtattagaagaaaaaatagttATGAATGAAGAGAAAAAGATGGTATTAAAGCGCGAAAAGCCgagttttttaaataaaatggggaGAGGAATGAAGATAGGAATGGTAAATATGGAAGGTGAAGATGTTAGTGAATGGAAAAACTATGGacaaataacaaacataaaattcgaGAAAGTCTCGAATTTATTTGAATGGAAAGATATTTTTCCAGAATGgatagatgaagaagaagaaatggatGGACCAATGTGTCCTGAAATACCAATGCCAAATTttaacaactatagagataatATGGATATGTTAGTTGTTAAATTACCATGTAAATATCCACAAGAGGGATGGGGAAGAGATGTTTATAGGTTGCAAGTGAATCTTGTGGCTGCAAATTTGGCTGTGAAAAGAGGAAAtggaaagaaaatgaaattgatttttttgagCAAGTGTAGACCTATGGTTGAAATGTTTAGATGTGAGgagttaaagaaaaaagaaggtgATTGGTGGTATTATGAGTCAAATATGGATAAATTGGCTCAAAAAGTTTCACTGCCTATTGGTTCTTGTATGTTGGCTTTGCCTCTATGGGGAAAAG AAATCAACGAAGTGTATGATATATCGAAAATAGAAAGAAGCACAAAGGTACCAACACGAGAAGCTTATGCCACGGTTCTTCATTCATCAGAAACATATGTTTGTGGTGCAATAACATTAGCTCAGAGTCTTCTTCGAACTGGAACCAAACGGGACCTAATTCTTCTTCTGGATAACAGTATTTCTGAATCTAAACGCGACGCGCTTATAAAAGCAGGGTGGAAGCTCCGGTTCATAAAGAGGATAAGAAACCCTAGAGCTGAGAAAAATACGTATAATGAGTATAATTACAGCAAGTTCAGGTTGTGGCAGCTTACGGATTatgataaaatcattttcaTTGATGCTGATATCATCGTTCTTCGTAACATTGACCTCCTTTTCCATTTTCCTCAGATGACTGCTACAG GTAACGATGCATCAATCTTCAATTCCGGAATAATGGTGATCGAGCCATCAAATTGCACCTTCAAAATGTTCATGAAACGTACAAAAGAGATCATTTCATATAATGGAGGTGACCAAGGTTTCCTTAATGAGGTATTTGTATGGTGGCATAGGTTGCCTAGAAGGGTTAATTTCTTAAAGAATTTTTGGTCAAATAATTCGAATGAGGTCAGCGTTAAGAATCAACTATTCGCGGCAGATCCTCCAAAAGTATACTCCATACATTATCTCGGGTTAAAGCCATGGGTGTGTTACAGGGACTACGATTGTAATTGGGACATAGGTGATCAACGTGTTTATGCTAGCGATATCGCGCACGAGACATGGTGGAAATTACATGACTCAATGGATGAGAGTTTACAAAAATTTTGTGGATTGACAGAGCAAAGGAAAATTGAATTAGAATGGGATAGAAAATTGGCTGGAAAAATTGGATTTGAAGATGAACATTGGAGGATGAATGTTACTGATCCTagaaaattttcttga
- the LOC107017644 gene encoding protein TIC 22, chloroplastic, translated as MESKPSSGFGPSSSPLLSLSTFVHQHCSRLGAELANRFDEAKRLSSKIAADFIQQPLPAAIGRSCSLPLHSYHLSLPFASVSQRQEKVAKNTGLSSDYVAKTLTGTSVYTVSNSNNEFVLISDPNSAKSIGLLCFRQEDAEAFLAQVRLRKKEVRGGAKVVPLTLDQVYMLKVEGIAFRFLPDPVQIKNAMELKASDVKTGFDGVPVFQSDLLVVKKRNRRYCPIYFRKEDIEKELSSRALRGSSVSQHIMVGTLEDVLKKMEISQRNSGWEDLIFIPPGKSHSQHIQDVTRA; from the exons ATGGAGTCCAAACCCTCAAGCGGATTCGGACCCTCCAGTAGTCCTCTACTGTCTCTCTCCACCTTCGTCCACCAGCACTGCTCCCGACTCGGTGCTGAACTCGCTAACCGATTCGACGAAGCGAAACGGCTGAGTTCTAAAATCGCCGCCGATTTTATTCAGCAGCCGCTGCCGGCGGCGATAGGGAGGAGTTGTTCGTTGCCGTTGCATTCTTATCACCTATCACTTCCGTTCGCTTCGGTGTCGCAGCGTCAAGAGAAGGTCGCTAAAAATACCGGTTTGAGCTCGGATTATGTTGCTAAGACATTAACTGGAACTTCTGTATACACAGTTAGCAATTCTAACAATGAATTCGTGCTCATTTCGGACCCGAATAGTGCGAAGTCAATCGGATTATTGTGCTTCCGTCAAGAGGACGCCGAGGCATTTCTTGCTCAG GTACGGTTGCGGAAGAAGGAAGTGAGAGGTGGAGCTAAGGTAGTTCCGTTGACACTTGATCAG GTTTACATGTTGAAGGTTGAAGGAATCGCATTTCGTTTTTTGCCAGATCCTGTTCAAATTAAGAATGCAATGGAG TTAAAAGCTTCTGATGTAAAGACTGGATTTGATGGAGTCCCTGTTTTCCAG TCAGATCTCCTAGTTGTGAAAAAGAGAAACAGACGATACTGTCCAATATACTTTCGAAAG GAGGATATAGAAAAGGAGTTATCGTCAAGGGCATTGAGAGGATCTAGTGTCTCTCAGCACATTATG GTAGGGACTTTGGAAGATGTCCTGAAAAAAATGGAG ATAAGTCAGAGAAATTCTGGCTGGGAGGACCTTATCTTTATCCCCCCTGGTAAAAGTCATTCACAGCACATTCAAGATGTTACTAGAGCATAA
- the LOC107017656 gene encoding protein WEAK CHLOROPLAST MOVEMENT UNDER BLUE LIGHT 1-like: MGDAKDMKENAPPESSHEPKVSSPNDDQSHSAAQTSQHTSEKEISKIQETAVDASEHLKEASHSLLQGRQTPAGGNLISSAPIKSDGMSTISKTGISQMASGTPMVEPEASPQLAHDLKTDLSAHTIATALSESNSSSTLDAKPSEILEPALDMGANVKVQNQPNDSSEGPTAQKDASSALTGNSDTSTLKEENIKESSGYVQSNYSEEAKVSSEHVQSNHSEVAKESSAHVQSKHSEVAKESSEHVQSHHSGVEPNNASLLHQPDNSSSSTHVDTDDSSPISTQVMKKPENNHHIRTPDFIGRPLAKSSTFSARASIRTASPKHPEKSDINKGHIDTAAPIESVKQAVSKFGGIVDWKAHRVQTVERRQLVEQELAKVQEEIPFYKKQSQAAEDAKVLVLKELDGTKRLIEELKLNLERAQKEEQQAKQDSELAKLRVEEMEQGIGNDLSIAAKAQLEVARARHAAAVAELKTVKSELEDLRKDYALLVSDKDGAVKKAEEAVSASKEVEKTLETLTIELITAKESLEIAHAAHLEAEEHRIGAAMAGEQDALNWEKELKQAEEELVRLNQQILSAKDLRGKLDTASALLLDLKTELAAYMESKLKQETGEGNLNGEQSEPEKRTHDEIQSVVATAKRELEEVKLNIEKATTEVNFLKVAATSLKAELEKEKSELAALQQREGMASVAASSLEAELSRTQSEIVLAQKKEKEAREKMVELPKQLQEASQEADRAKSLAQMARDDLNKAKEEAEEAKAGASTVESKLLAVKKEIEAAKAAEKLALAAIAALEESESAQKTKDEETPPGVTLSLEEYYELSKQAHEAEEQANKKVAEAHTQIDVAKESELRSLNRLEEVNREIAERKEALGLALQKAEKAKEGKLSVEQELRKWREEQEQRRKASVPIPPTTGSPRKSDEENNESNTSESVPEATASYDSTSPKAQLQASSTEADSSPDVKIPKKKKRSFFPRIFMFLGRRKAAQAKSAQ, from the exons ATGGGAGATGCTAAAGATATGAAGGAAAATGCTCCTCCAGAATCGTCCCACGAACCTAAGGTTTCCTCTCCAAATGATGATCAATCACATAGTGCAGCTCAAACCAGCCAACATACTAGTGAAAAAGAGATCTCCAAAATTCAGGAGACAGCTGTGGATGCTTCAGAACATTTAAAAGAGGCTTCTCATAGTTTACTGCAGGGAAGGCAGACTCCTGCAGGAGGAAATCTAATTTCGTCCGCTCCCATAAAATCTGATGGAATGAGTACCATTTCTAAAACAGGAATTTCTCAAATGGCTTCTGGTACACCTATGGTTGAGCCGGAAGCCTCACCTCAATTAGCACATGATCTAAAAACAGACCTTTCTGCACATACTATTGCAACAGCTCTCTCAGAATCCAATTCATCATCCACATTGGATGCAAAACCAAGTGAAATCTTGGAGCCAGCATTGGACATGGGTGCTAATGTTAAGGTTCAGAACCAGCCAAATGATTCCTCTGAAGGACCAACAGCCCAGAAAGATGCTTCATCAGCATTAACCGGGAATTCAGACACATCGACCCTAAAAGAGGAAAATATAAAGGAATCTTCTGGATATGTTCAATCTAATTATTCAGAAGAAGCGAAGGTATCTTCTGAACACGTTCAATCTAACCATTCAGAAGTAGCAAAGGAATCTTCTGCACATGTTCAGTCTAAACATTCAGAAGTAGCAAAGGAATCTTCTGAACATGTTCAATCTCATCATTCAGGGGTAGAACCAAATAATGCCTCACTGCTTCATCAGCCAGATAATTCTAGTAGTAGTACCCATGTCGATACGGATGACTCTTCTCCTATATCCACTCAAGTGATGAAGAAACCAGAAAATAACCATCATATACGGACACCAGATTTCATTGGTCGCCCGCTTGCTAAGTCTTCCACATTCTCAGCAAGGGCCTCAATACGCACTGCTAGCCCGAAGCATCCTGAAAAATCTGACATAAACAAAGGCCATATCGATACAGCAGCGCCAATTGAATCTGTGAAGCAGGCAGTTTCCAAGTTTGGAGGGATTGTTGATTGGAAGGCTCATCGTGTACAGACTGTGGAG AGGCGGCAACTTGTTGAACAAGAACTAGCAAAAGTGCAGGAGGAAATCCCATTTTATAAAAAACAGTCTCAGGCTGCTGAAGATGCGAAAGTGTTAGTCTTAAAGGAATTAGATGGCACTAAGAGACTTATAGAAGAATTGAAGCTGAACCTGGAGAGAGCACAAAAAGAAGAGCAACAAGCAAAACAGGATTCAGAACTTGCCAAGCTTCGGGTGGAGGAGATGGAGCAGGGGATTGGCAATGATCTTAGTATTGCAGCGAAAGCACAGCTTGAAGTTGCTAGGGCCAGGCATGCAGCTGCAGTTGCTGAGCTAAAAACTGTAAAATCTGAGTTAGAAGATCTTCGAAAAGATTATGCCTTGTTGGTGTCTGATAAAGATGGTGCGGTGAAAAAAGCAGAGGAGGCAGTCTCTGCATCAAAAGAAGTTGAGAAGACATTGGAGACTTTAACTATAGAGCTAATCACGGCAAAGGAATCTTTGGAGATTGCTCATGCTGCACATTTGGAGGCTGAGGAACACAGAATTGGAGCAGCTATGGCAGGAGAGCAAGATGCTTTAAATTGGGAGAAAGAACTGAAGCAAGCAGAAGAGGAGCTTGTCAGACTAAACCAGCAAATTCTGTCTGCCAAGGATCTTAGAGGAAAACTAGATACTGCTTCAGCCTTGCTACTGGATCTCAAAACTGAGTTGGCTGCTTACATGGAATCAAAGTTGAAGCAGGAAACTGGTGAAGGAAACCTCAATGGCGAACAGTCAGAGCCAGAGAAAAGAACTCACGATGAGATACAATCAGTAGTGGCCACAGCTAAGAGGGAACTAGAAGAAGTGAAACTCAACATCGAGAAGGCCACAACTGAAGTAAATTTCTTGAAGGTGGCAGCAACTTCATTAAAAGCagaattggaaaaagaaaagtcAGAACTAGCTGCGCTCCAACAGAGAGAAGGAATGGCATCGGTTGCTGCTTCATCTCTTGAAGCTGAGTTGAGCAGGACACAGTCAGAGATTGTTCTTGCacagaagaaggaaaaagaagcAAGGGAGAAGATGGTAGAGCTTCCCAAGCAACTCCAAGAGGCATCCCAAGAGGCTGATCGTGCAAAATCACTAGCTCAAATGGCGAGGGATGATCTGAATAAGGCAAAGGAAGAAGCTGAGGAAGCAAAGGCTGGAGCAAGTACTGTGGAAAGTAAACTACTTGCAGTTAAGAAGGAGATAGAGGCTGCGAAAGCTGCAGAGAAGTTGGCGCTAGCAGCTATCGCTGCTCTTGAGGAGAGTGAATCGGCTCAAAAAACCAAAGATGAGGAAACCCCACCTGGAGTGACTCTATCTTTGGAGGAGTATTATGAGCTCAGCAAGCAGGCGCATGAGGCAGAGGAGCAAGCTAACAAGAAGGTGGCTGAAGCTCATACCCAAATAGATGTAGCCAAGGAGTCAGAGCTGAGAAGCCTAAACAGGCTGGAGGAGGTTAATCGTGAGATAGCTGAAAGAAAGGAAGCTCTAGGACTTGCATTACAAAAGGCTGAGAAAGCCAAGGAAGGGAAGTTGTCTGTAGAGCAAGAGCTGAGGAAATGGAGAGAGGAGCAGGAGCAGAGACGGAAAGCTAGTGTACCCATTCCACCTACAACAGGAAGTCCAAGAAAAAGCGACGAGGAGAACAACGAGTCAAATACCTCTGAAAGTGTACCGGAGGCTACTGCATCTTATGACAGCACAAGTCCGAAAGCCCAACTGCAAGCAAGCAGCACTGAAGCTGATTCATCCCCAGATGTGAAGATtccaaagaaaaagaagaggtcCTTCTTCCCAAGGATCTTCATGTTTCTAGGCAGAAGGAAAGCAGCACAGGCCAAGTCTGCTCAATGA
- the LOC107016345 gene encoding UDP-glucuronate:xylan alpha-glucuronosyltransferase 2, protein MKSFPSKALIIKINLVFLVCFLIAYAALLHWQLSSLYHEYSKSTIRCTSCESHHKVEEEPIFVNGTNAILKKMVKQKKPSFVKEIMGRGMKIGMVNMEDEDVSEWRIHGQIIKVQFKKVSELLEWDDLFPGQIDEELEEMDRRQTCPEIPMPHFYGYNNMDIIVVKLPCNYPQEGWKRDVFRLQVHLVAANLAVNRKKGKNGKMKLIFLSKCMPMMEIFRCNELKKREGDWWYYEPNMAKLAQKVSLPIGSCKLALTLREKGTKKVYDISNVQSKEAYATVLHSSGKYVCGAITLAQSLLRTGTRRDLVLLLDETIPQPKRDALVKAGWKLRLIQRIRNPKADKNSYNKYNYSKFRLWQLIEYEKVVFIDADIIVLRNIDILFKFPQLSATGNDGSIFNSGVMVIEPSNCTFNMLMQHTKDIISYNGGDQGFLNEIFVWWHRLPRRVNFFKNFENLNEVSAKNQLFEADPPQLYAVHYLGLKPWVCYRDYDCNWDVSYLRVYASDIAHRTWWKIHDTMDENLQKFCGLSKQRKIELYFSRKEAEEMGLKDEHWRINVTDPRRLT, encoded by the exons ATGAAGTCCTTTCCCTCAAAGGCTTTGATTATTAAAATCAACTTAGTTTTCTTGGTTTGTTTCTTAATTGCTTATGCTGCCCTTCTTCACTGGCAATTATCTTCTCTTTATCATGAATATTCAAAATCTACTATTAGATGCACATCATGTGAAAGTCATCACAAG GTGGAAGAAGAACCAATTTTTGTGAATGGAACAAATGCAATATTGAAGAAAATGGTGAAACAGAAGAAGCCAAGTTTTGTGAAAGAAATAATGGGGAGAGGAATGAAGATAGGAATGGTAAATATGGAAGATGAAGATGTTAGTGAATGGAGAATCCatggacaaataattaaagTACAATTCAAGAAGGTCTCAGAGTTGTTGGAATGGGATGATTTGTTTCCAG GACAGATAGATGAAGAATTAGAAGAGATGGATAGAAGACAAACATGTCCAGAAATACCAATGCCACATTTCTATGGTTATAATAACATGGACATAATAGTAGTGAAATTACCTTGCAATTATCCACAAGAAGGATGGAAAAGGGATGTTTTTAGGTTACAAGTACATCTTGTGGCTGCAAATTTGGCTGTGAATAGAAAAAAGGGTAAGAATGGGAAgatgaaattgattttcttgagtAAATGTATGCCAATGATGGAGATATTCAGATGTAATGAATTAAAGAAAAGGGAAGGAGATTGGTGGTATTATGAGCCAAATATGGCTAAATTGGCTCAAAAAGTTTCACTTCCAATTGGTTCTTGCAAGTTGGCTTTGACTCTAAGGGAAAAAG GAACGAAAAAGGTGTATGACATTTCTAACGTACAAAGCAAAGAAGCCTACGCCACGGTTCTTCATTCCTCAGGAAAATATGTTTGTGGTGCAATAACACTAGCTCAGAGTCTTCTTCGAACTGGAACCAGAAGGGACCTTGTTCTTCTTTTAGATGAAACTATCCCTCAACCCAAGCGCGACGCGCTCGTAAAAGCAGGGTGGAAACTTCGATTGATACAGAGGATAAGAAATCCTAAAGCTGATAAAAATTCTTACAATAAGTACAATTACAGCAAATTCAGGTTATGGCAacttattgaatatgaaaaagttGTGTTTATTGATGCAGACATCATTGTTCTACGTAACATTGACATTCTTTTCAAATTTCCTCAATTGTCAGCCACAG GTAATGATGGATCAATATTCAATTCAGGAGTAATGGTGATAGAGCCATCAAATTGCACATTCAATATGTTAATGCAACATACAAAAGACATCATTTCATATAATGGAGGTGACCAAGGTTttctaaatgaaatatttgtatgGTGGCATAGGTTACCAAGACGAGTTAACTTTTTTAAGAATTTCGAAAATTTAAATGAGGTCAGTGCTAAGAATCAACTATTTGAAGCAGATCCTCCGCAACTCTATGCAGTACATTATCTTGGGTTAAAGCCTTGGGTGTGTTACAGAGACTATGATTGTAATTGGGATGTTAGTTATTTACGTGTTTATGCTAGCGATATCGCACATAGGACATGGTGGAAAATTCATGATACTATGGATGAGAATTTGCAAAAATTTTGTGGATTGTCAAAGCAGAggaaaattgaattatattttagtaGAAAAGAGGCAGAAGAAATGGGATTAAAAGATGAACATTGGAGGATTAATGTTACTGATCCTAGAAGATTAACTTAA